One window of Vitis riparia cultivar Riparia Gloire de Montpellier isolate 1030 chromosome 5, EGFV_Vit.rip_1.0, whole genome shotgun sequence genomic DNA carries:
- the LOC117914289 gene encoding 40S ribosomal protein S8-like isoform X2 has translation MGISRDSMHKRRATGGKKKAWRKKRKYELGRQPANTKLSSNKTVRRVRVRGGNVKWRALRLDTGNYSWGSEAVTRKTRILDVVYNASNNELVRTQTLVKSAIVQVDAAPFKQWYLQHYGVDIGRKKKTTAKKETTEEGEGGATEETKKSNHVLRKLEKRQQDHKLDPHIEEQFGSGRLLASISSRPGQCGRADGYILEGKELEFYMKKIQRKKGKGSAGAA, from the exons ATGG GTATCTCACGAGACTCCATGCATAAGAGGCGGGCAACTGGAGGCAAGAAGAAGGCCTGGAGGAAGAAgcgaaa GTATGAGCTTGGTCGTCAACCTGCCAATACCAAGCTATCAAGCAACAAGACAGTGAGGCGAGTTCGCGTGAGGGGAGGCAATGTGAAGTGGAGGGCCCTCAGGTTGGACACTGGGAACTATTCATGGGGTAGTGAAGCTGTCACCCGCAAAACGCGTATCTTAGATGTGGTTTATAATGCCTCGAACAATGAACTGGTCAGAACACAAACCTTGGTGAAAAGTGCAATTGTTCAGGTGGATGCAGCCCCATTCAAGCAATGGTACCTTCAGCATTATGGGGTAGACATTGGTAGGAAGAAGAAGACTACTGCTAAGAAGGAAACTACAGAG GAGGGAGAAGGTGGTGCCACAGAGGAAACAAAGAAGAGTAACCATGTTCTCCGCAAGCTTGAGAAGCGCCAACAAGATCATAAACTTGATCCTCACATTGAAGAGCAGTTTGGCAGTGGTAGATTGTTGGCTAGCATCTCTTCCCGACCAGGTCAATGCGGCAGAGCTGATGG ATACATCCTGGAAGGAAAGGAACTGGAGTTCTATATGAAGAAGATTCAAAGGAAGAAAGGCAAGGGCAGTGCTGGTGCCGCCTAA
- the LOC117914289 gene encoding 40S ribosomal protein S8-like isoform X1 codes for MGISRDSMHKRRATGGKKKAWRKKRKYELGRQPANTKLSSNKTVRRVRVRGGNVKWRALRLDTGNYSWGSEAVTRKTRILDVVYNASNNELVRTQTLVKSAIVQVDAAPFKQWYLQHYGVDIGRKKKTTAKKETTEQEGEGGATEETKKSNHVLRKLEKRQQDHKLDPHIEEQFGSGRLLASISSRPGQCGRADGYILEGKELEFYMKKIQRKKGKGSAGAA; via the exons ATGG GTATCTCACGAGACTCCATGCATAAGAGGCGGGCAACTGGAGGCAAGAAGAAGGCCTGGAGGAAGAAgcgaaa GTATGAGCTTGGTCGTCAACCTGCCAATACCAAGCTATCAAGCAACAAGACAGTGAGGCGAGTTCGCGTGAGGGGAGGCAATGTGAAGTGGAGGGCCCTCAGGTTGGACACTGGGAACTATTCATGGGGTAGTGAAGCTGTCACCCGCAAAACGCGTATCTTAGATGTGGTTTATAATGCCTCGAACAATGAACTGGTCAGAACACAAACCTTGGTGAAAAGTGCAATTGTTCAGGTGGATGCAGCCCCATTCAAGCAATGGTACCTTCAGCATTATGGGGTAGACATTGGTAGGAAGAAGAAGACTACTGCTAAGAAGGAAACTACAGAG CAGGAGGGAGAAGGTGGTGCCACAGAGGAAACAAAGAAGAGTAACCATGTTCTCCGCAAGCTTGAGAAGCGCCAACAAGATCATAAACTTGATCCTCACATTGAAGAGCAGTTTGGCAGTGGTAGATTGTTGGCTAGCATCTCTTCCCGACCAGGTCAATGCGGCAGAGCTGATGG ATACATCCTGGAAGGAAAGGAACTGGAGTTCTATATGAAGAAGATTCAAAGGAAGAAAGGCAAGGGCAGTGCTGGTGCCGCCTAA